A single Pseudomonas putida DNA region contains:
- the wecB gene encoding non-hydrolyzing UDP-N-acetylglucosamine 2-epimerase has protein sequence MKVFTVVGARPQFIKAAVVSRALAEADFPVREILVHTGQHYDNNMSDVFFDELSIPKPDYNLGLGGGTHGQNTGKMIEGLEALMLKEQPDWVLVYGDTDSTLAGSIAAAKLHIPIAHVEAGLRSFNRVMPEEINRVLTDHVSSALFAPTVVAKLNLEREGISADKIHVVGDVMCDATAFYKSKAEKPSWFEALNLAEHEFILCTIHRAENTDSEVRLRNIVQGLQESQLPIILPLHPRTRKKMKDLGIAFSGNIHVVDPLGYLEMNWLESRCKMIATDSGGVQKEAYFHGKFCVTLRDETEWVELTEKGVNVLVGASAEKIAAALRSNVDHDFGEDLYGNGQAAGNIVQVLKKLA, from the coding sequence ATGAAAGTATTCACTGTCGTAGGCGCAAGGCCACAATTTATCAAGGCTGCTGTTGTGTCGAGAGCTCTCGCCGAGGCAGATTTTCCGGTTAGAGAAATTTTGGTTCATACAGGGCAACATTATGACAATAATATGTCGGATGTGTTTTTCGATGAATTGAGCATTCCGAAGCCGGATTACAATCTGGGTCTCGGTGGTGGCACCCATGGGCAGAACACAGGCAAGATGATCGAGGGCCTTGAAGCTCTAATGCTCAAGGAGCAGCCGGACTGGGTGCTTGTCTATGGGGATACTGATAGTACCCTTGCAGGTTCTATTGCTGCCGCTAAGTTGCACATACCCATCGCACACGTCGAAGCGGGGCTGCGTTCGTTCAATCGTGTAATGCCTGAGGAGATCAATCGGGTTTTAACGGATCACGTTTCTAGCGCACTCTTCGCACCGACTGTAGTTGCCAAGCTAAACCTGGAGCGCGAAGGTATTAGTGCGGACAAGATTCATGTCGTTGGTGATGTGATGTGTGATGCGACTGCCTTCTACAAGAGCAAGGCCGAAAAGCCAAGCTGGTTTGAGGCGCTCAATCTCGCAGAGCATGAATTTATTCTTTGTACAATCCATCGCGCCGAGAATACAGATTCAGAGGTGCGCCTTAGAAATATTGTGCAAGGGCTTCAGGAATCTCAGTTGCCAATCATTTTGCCTCTCCATCCGAGAACGCGTAAAAAAATGAAAGATCTGGGAATTGCTTTCTCAGGCAATATTCATGTCGTGGACCCGCTGGGATACCTCGAGATGAATTGGCTAGAGTCCAGATGCAAGATGATTGCAACCGATTCAGGTGGGGTGCAAAAAGAGGCGTACTTCCATGGAAAATTCTGCGTCACCCTGAGGGATGAGACCGAATGGGTGGAGCTTACTGAAAAGGGAGTAAACGTGCTTGTAGGCGCTTCCGCAGAAAAAATCGCTGCAGCACTTCGATCAAATGTTGATCATGATTTTGGTGAAGATTTGTATGGGAATGGTCAAGCAGCGGGCAACATTGTTCAGGTGCTGAAAAAGTTGGCTTGA
- a CDS encoding glycosyltransferase, which yields MNIVFLVHYFPPVNSSGAKRVEAISKYLAADGHDVTVITTSKTASDGRFTEVYPKGVRVLELDSFGRLQSSQESSGVFEPMYTERPSLKRRVKDVVLNLFGQVPDPRLPFAISFASPWMNSSVKDALSKADVVIGSAPPWPMLLAAVICKKRFKVPCVLDYRDHFSECHEMPGGVFAKWLELKIDRWLVGCANQLVTISEPMSSYYRTMSQNVATIMNGYDHEVLDAARLQARASAAGTVVLRYMGIVSPGRVPHNIMQALVKLKQVSPELFERFRIEYYGGADLIKDAVSRQYPTIASAFSYYSAVPYLDSLRLIVEADYLLFAETSSTQTLSAQGILTTKLFEYLGAGRPVLGDISTETLAGSFLKRAGEENVIGVRSEIFFERFCEAEFYERKPNSVSEFSQGLSRRSQATQYAEVIGQVKARDHK from the coding sequence ATGAATATTGTTTTTTTGGTTCATTATTTTCCGCCGGTGAATAGCTCTGGTGCGAAACGCGTAGAGGCGATCTCGAAGTATCTTGCGGCTGATGGGCACGATGTTACGGTTATTACCACGAGTAAAACTGCCTCCGATGGTCGCTTTACTGAAGTTTACCCGAAAGGTGTTCGTGTTTTAGAGCTTGATTCTTTCGGTCGCTTGCAGAGCTCTCAAGAGTCGTCGGGCGTTTTCGAGCCGATGTATACAGAGCGGCCTTCTTTGAAGCGGCGGGTGAAAGACGTTGTTTTGAACCTGTTCGGCCAAGTGCCGGATCCTCGGCTGCCATTCGCAATTTCGTTCGCCAGCCCTTGGATGAATTCGAGTGTCAAGGATGCTCTGAGCAAGGCGGATGTTGTTATTGGGTCCGCGCCTCCGTGGCCAATGTTGCTCGCTGCGGTTATTTGCAAGAAGCGGTTTAAAGTCCCTTGTGTTCTTGATTATCGTGATCACTTTAGCGAGTGCCACGAGATGCCAGGGGGGGTATTTGCTAAATGGTTGGAGCTCAAAATAGACCGTTGGTTAGTTGGCTGTGCCAATCAACTGGTAACTATTTCTGAGCCGATGAGTTCGTACTATCGAACCATGTCGCAAAACGTGGCGACGATCATGAATGGCTACGACCATGAAGTTCTCGATGCGGCCAGACTTCAAGCCAGGGCCTCAGCCGCCGGAACGGTAGTGCTTCGTTACATGGGTATCGTCTCGCCGGGTCGAGTACCACATAATATCATGCAGGCTTTGGTGAAGCTCAAACAAGTTTCGCCAGAGTTGTTTGAGCGCTTTCGCATTGAGTATTACGGGGGGGCGGACTTGATCAAGGATGCTGTCTCTCGACAGTATCCTACCATTGCGTCGGCATTCTCTTATTATTCAGCAGTTCCTTATCTGGATTCTCTGCGTTTGATTGTCGAGGCGGATTATTTGCTTTTTGCAGAAACGTCTTCAACCCAGACGTTGAGTGCTCAAGGTATCTTGACTACAAAGCTCTTTGAGTACCTGGGGGCGGGTCGGCCCGTGTTAGGTGATATTTCAACTGAAACGCTGGCGGGGTCTTTCCTAAAGCGGGCAGGCGAAGAGAATGTGATTGGTGTTCGCTCGGAAATCTTCTTTGAAAGATTTTGTGAGGCCGAATTTTATGAGCGTAAACCCAACTCGGTTTCGGAGTTTTCTCAAGGATTATCGCGGCGCTCGCAGGCGACACAGTATGCGGAAGTTATTGGCCAGGTAAAGGCAAGAGATCACAAATGA
- a CDS encoding N-acetyl sugar amidotransferase: MKNPNYKICTSCIMDTSDPNISFDAQGVCEYCNNFNNNIKPNWDTGSAGEAELMKIAQKIKADGKGRDYDCIIGLSGGLDSSYLAYVAKEKMGLRPLLFHVDAGWNTDQAVGNIERLVDGLGLELFTDVINWEEMKSLQVAFLKAQVPDQDIPQDTAFFSGLYKFAKANKIKYVLTGGNYSTECCREPEEWGAYPGIDTTLINDIHGKFGKRKLKSFPLVDVLSYKIYYRYVLGMQVVRPLNHVPYVKHEAEATLERLFGWKRFQHKHHESRFTRFYEDYWMPRKFGYEKRRAHFSSLIMTGQMTREAALERIAKPELDENFLKSEFEYVAHKLDLTVPELQGIFEGQNKTFHDYKNKRFLIGIGARVLSAIGLERRLFR, encoded by the coding sequence ATGAAGAACCCAAATTATAAAATTTGCACGTCTTGCATCATGGATACTTCGGATCCAAATATCTCTTTTGATGCTCAAGGTGTTTGCGAGTATTGCAACAACTTCAACAATAATATCAAGCCTAACTGGGACACTGGCTCGGCGGGTGAAGCCGAGTTGATGAAAATCGCTCAGAAAATCAAGGCTGACGGCAAGGGGCGCGATTACGATTGCATCATCGGTCTGAGCGGCGGTCTTGACAGTTCCTACCTGGCTTATGTCGCCAAGGAAAAAATGGGTTTGCGGCCCCTGCTATTCCATGTCGACGCAGGGTGGAATACCGATCAGGCAGTCGGCAATATCGAGCGTCTGGTTGACGGCTTGGGTCTCGAGCTTTTTACCGATGTTATCAACTGGGAAGAGATGAAAAGCCTGCAAGTGGCCTTCCTCAAGGCGCAGGTGCCGGACCAGGATATCCCGCAAGATACCGCGTTTTTCTCTGGCCTTTACAAATTTGCCAAAGCGAACAAGATCAAATATGTGCTAACCGGTGGCAATTACTCGACGGAGTGCTGCCGGGAGCCCGAAGAGTGGGGCGCCTACCCGGGTATCGACACAACCCTGATCAATGACATTCACGGCAAGTTCGGCAAGCGCAAGCTCAAGTCGTTCCCGTTGGTGGATGTTCTCTCGTACAAGATCTACTACCGCTATGTTCTGGGTATGCAAGTTGTCCGGCCATTGAACCATGTTCCGTACGTCAAGCATGAAGCTGAAGCGACGCTGGAGCGCCTGTTCGGCTGGAAGCGATTCCAGCACAAGCATCACGAGTCCCGGTTCACTCGTTTCTACGAAGACTACTGGATGCCACGCAAATTCGGTTACGAGAAGCGACGTGCGCATTTCTCCAGCCTGATCATGACCGGGCAGATGACACGCGAAGCAGCACTTGAGCGCATCGCCAAGCCTGAGCTGGACGAAAATTTCCTCAAGTCTGAGTTCGAGTATGTGGCTCACAAGCTTGACTTGACTGTGCCCGAGCTTCAGGGCATTTTCGAGGGTCAGAACAAGACCTTCCATGACTACAAAAACAAGCGTTTCTTGATCGGTATTGGCGCTCGCGTGCTCAGTGCAATCGGGCTGGAGAGAAGGCTGTTCAGATGA
- the hisH gene encoding imidazole glycerol phosphate synthase subunit HisH, translating into MITIIDYGLGNIQAFVNVYRRLHIPVAVAQSAAQLDGATKLILPGVGAFDHAIERLDASGMRPTLDELVQKHKVPVLGICVGMQILANSSDEGRLPGLGWVPGRVRSFKSVPDLAELPLPHMGWNDVAALNENVLFKGFEEEARFYFLHSYFFECEQQQHRAAMSSYGLEFSCAVQAENVYGVQFHPEKSHHFGVGLLKNFAEL; encoded by the coding sequence ATGATTACCATCATTGACTATGGTCTCGGCAATATTCAGGCCTTCGTGAACGTCTATCGACGCTTGCACATCCCCGTGGCAGTCGCACAGAGCGCTGCGCAGCTGGACGGCGCAACAAAGCTGATCTTGCCCGGGGTTGGTGCTTTTGACCACGCGATAGAGCGGCTGGATGCTTCGGGCATGCGGCCGACGCTGGATGAGCTGGTGCAAAAGCACAAGGTACCGGTACTCGGTATCTGCGTCGGCATGCAGATTCTTGCCAATAGCAGCGACGAGGGCCGGTTACCAGGGTTGGGCTGGGTGCCGGGGCGCGTGCGCTCGTTCAAGTCGGTACCTGACCTCGCGGAGCTTCCATTGCCTCACATGGGCTGGAATGACGTGGCTGCGCTCAATGAAAACGTTTTGTTCAAGGGCTTCGAAGAGGAGGCGCGCTTTTACTTCCTCCATTCGTACTTCTTCGAGTGCGAGCAACAACAGCATCGGGCAGCCATGTCTTCCTATGGCCTGGAGTTCAGCTGTGCCGTACAGGCGGAAAACGTCTACGGAGTGCAGTTCCATCCGGAGAAAAGCCATCATTTTGGCGTAGGCCTGTTGAAAAACTTCGCGGAATTGTGA
- a CDS encoding AglZ/HisF2 family acetamidino modification protein, translating to MLRPRIIPCLLIQDGGLVKTVKFKDPKYVGDPINAVKIFNEKEADELIVVDIDATVHGVEPNYTQIAKLAAECRMPLCYGGGIRTAEQAKKIIQLGVEKVAISSAALDNPRLITQIAEEIGSQSVVVVLDHKSRLLSKTQEVWTHNGTRNTKRSVLEVAQEFEQLGAGEIVLNSIENDGKMKGYDVELASKLRAAVHIPITILGGGGSLEDMASVIKACGVVGVAAGSFFVFKGAYRAVLISYPSAQQKDDIIYSALRAR from the coding sequence ATGCTAAGACCCAGGATCATTCCATGCTTGCTCATCCAGGACGGTGGGCTGGTAAAGACGGTTAAGTTCAAGGACCCGAAGTACGTCGGAGATCCCATCAATGCGGTGAAGATCTTCAATGAAAAGGAAGCCGATGAACTGATCGTCGTCGATATCGACGCAACCGTGCATGGTGTCGAGCCGAATTACACGCAGATAGCCAAGCTGGCAGCAGAGTGCCGCATGCCGCTTTGCTACGGCGGCGGCATACGCACTGCCGAGCAAGCCAAGAAGATCATCCAGTTGGGGGTCGAGAAGGTCGCCATCAGTTCGGCAGCTCTCGACAATCCTCGCCTGATTACCCAGATTGCCGAAGAGATCGGCAGCCAAAGTGTGGTCGTGGTGCTTGACCACAAGTCTCGTCTGCTGAGCAAGACGCAAGAGGTCTGGACCCACAACGGTACGCGCAATACCAAGCGCAGCGTGCTGGAAGTCGCCCAAGAGTTCGAGCAGCTGGGTGCTGGTGAAATAGTCCTCAACTCCATCGAAAATGACGGAAAGATGAAGGGTTATGACGTCGAACTGGCAAGCAAGCTTCGCGCTGCAGTTCATATTCCGATCACCATCCTTGGGGGTGGCGGTTCGCTCGAAGACATGGCTAGCGTAATCAAGGCATGTGGTGTGGTGGGCGTGGCTGCGGGCAGTTTCTTTGTGTTCAAAGGGGCCTACCGCGCTGTGTTGATCAGCTATCCAAGTGCTCAGCAGAAAGACGACATCATTTATTCAGCTCTGCGGGCTCGATAA
- a CDS encoding polysaccharide biosynthesis protein codes for MFKGKKLLITGGTGSFGNAVLKRFLDSDIAEIRIFSRDEKKQDDMRKRYDNAKLKFYIGDVRDYQSVLNATRGVDYIFHAAALKQVPSCEFHPMEAVKTNVIGTENVLEAAIQNEVRRVVCLSTDKAVYPINAMGISKAMMEKVMVAKSRNVDEAKTVICGTRYGNVMASRGSVIPLFIDQIRAGKALSITDPNMTRFMMTLADAVDLVLYAFEHGNNGDLFVQKAPAATVQTLAKALTALLGQDQHPIQVIGTRHGEKLYEALLSREEMACAEDMGDYFRVPPDLRDLNYSKFVEQGEEKISHTEDYNSHNTERLDVAGMQALLLKLEFIKAIQRGEHATPEE; via the coding sequence ATGTTCAAGGGTAAAAAGCTTCTCATCACCGGTGGTACCGGCTCGTTCGGCAATGCTGTGCTCAAGCGGTTTCTTGACAGTGACATCGCGGAGATCCGTATTTTCAGCCGTGATGAGAAAAAGCAGGACGACATGCGCAAGCGTTATGACAACGCCAAGCTGAAGTTCTACATCGGTGATGTTCGCGATTATCAGAGTGTGCTGAACGCTACGCGGGGTGTTGACTACATCTTCCATGCGGCGGCGTTGAAGCAGGTGCCGTCTTGCGAGTTCCACCCCATGGAGGCAGTGAAGACCAACGTCATCGGCACCGAGAATGTCCTTGAAGCAGCGATTCAAAATGAAGTACGGCGTGTTGTTTGCCTGAGCACCGACAAGGCTGTTTACCCCATCAATGCCATGGGTATTTCCAAGGCGATGATGGAAAAGGTCATGGTTGCCAAGTCGCGAAACGTCGACGAGGCAAAAACCGTCATTTGCGGAACCCGTTATGGCAACGTCATGGCGTCCCGCGGTTCGGTGATTCCGTTGTTCATCGATCAGATTCGTGCCGGCAAGGCGCTGTCTATCACTGATCCCAACATGACCCGCTTCATGATGACCCTGGCTGATGCCGTGGATCTGGTGCTTTACGCTTTCGAGCACGGTAATAACGGCGATCTGTTCGTGCAAAAAGCCCCCGCAGCGACTGTTCAGACGCTGGCAAAAGCGTTGACCGCGCTGCTGGGGCAGGACCAACACCCGATTCAGGTCATTGGCACGCGCCATGGTGAGAAGCTTTACGAAGCATTGTTGAGCCGTGAGGAGATGGCATGCGCCGAGGACATGGGGGATTACTTCCGTGTACCACCGGACCTGCGTGACCTCAACTACAGCAAGTTCGTCGAGCAGGGCGAAGAAAAGATTTCTCACACCGAAGACTACAACTCGCACAATACCGAGCGTCTTGACGTCGCCGGCATGCAGGCACTCCTGCTGAAACTCGAGTTTATCAAGGCCATCCAGCGTGGCGAGCATGCAACGCCGGAGGAGTGA
- the wbjC gene encoding UDP-2-acetamido-2,6-beta-L-arabino-hexul-4-ose reductase, giving the protein MKVLVTGSNGFIARNLLVHLGERKDVEVSLFARGDDLQTLQEKVAEADCIFHLAGVNRPQDPLEFASGNSELTEQLCKAVRACERKPAVLYTSSIQAERDNPYGISKLAAERALLELADEHGSPVYIFRLPNVFGKWARPNYNSAVATFCHNIARDLPVQIHDGSAALNLVYVDDVVRCFISIMDGAAVAPGMVDVEPVYGTTVGELAEQLRRFRASRATLVTENVGVGLVRALYSTYLSYLPPESFTYEVPKYGDPRGVFVEMLKTPQAGQFSYFTAHPGITRGGHYHHSKTEKFLVIKGKASFRFRHVVTDEFYELQTSGDSPTIVETVPGWTHDITNVGDDEMIVMLWANEIFDRELPDTYALPVCPDLAKA; this is encoded by the coding sequence ATGAAAGTTCTGGTTACCGGTAGCAACGGTTTTATTGCCCGCAACCTGCTCGTTCACCTGGGTGAGCGCAAGGATGTCGAGGTAAGCCTGTTCGCGCGAGGTGATGATCTGCAGACACTGCAGGAAAAAGTCGCCGAGGCGGATTGCATCTTCCATCTGGCAGGGGTTAACCGGCCCCAAGACCCACTGGAATTTGCCAGCGGCAATAGCGAGCTCACAGAGCAGCTTTGTAAAGCGGTGAGGGCATGTGAGCGCAAGCCGGCAGTGCTCTATACCTCGTCCATCCAGGCCGAACGCGATAACCCATACGGTATCAGCAAACTGGCGGCCGAGCGCGCGCTACTGGAACTGGCAGATGAGCATGGCAGCCCGGTTTACATCTTCCGTCTGCCTAATGTCTTCGGCAAATGGGCGCGACCGAACTATAACTCGGCTGTAGCAACCTTCTGTCACAACATCGCACGTGACCTGCCTGTTCAGATACACGACGGGTCGGCTGCTCTGAACCTGGTCTACGTGGATGATGTGGTTCGGTGCTTCATCAGCATCATGGATGGTGCTGCGGTAGCACCTGGCATGGTTGATGTAGAGCCCGTCTACGGCACAACAGTGGGCGAGCTGGCTGAGCAACTGCGCCGCTTCCGCGCCAGTCGCGCCACGCTGGTTACCGAGAATGTCGGTGTCGGCTTGGTCCGGGCGCTTTATTCCACTTACCTGAGTTATCTGCCGCCGGAATCGTTCACGTACGAAGTGCCAAAATACGGCGACCCTCGTGGTGTGTTCGTGGAAATGCTGAAAACCCCGCAGGCGGGTCAGTTCTCCTATTTCACTGCGCATCCCGGTATCACTCGCGGTGGTCATTATCACCACTCCAAGACCGAAAAATTCCTGGTGATCAAGGGCAAGGCCAGCTTCCGCTTCCGCCACGTGGTCACAGATGAATTCTATGAGCTGCAGACCAGCGGTGACTCGCCAACCATCGTCGAAACAGTGCCTGGTTGGACCCATGACATCACCAACGTTGGTGATGACGAGATGATCGTCATGCTCTGGGCCAATGAAATCTTCGACCGCGAACTACCGGATACCTATGCATTGCCAGTCTGCCCCGACTTGGCAAAGGCATGA
- the wecB gene encoding non-hydrolyzing UDP-N-acetylglucosamine 2-epimerase — MKKLKIVTVVGTRPEIIRLSRVLSALDEHCDHILVHTGQNYDYELNEIFFQDLGIRKPDHFLNAAGASGAETIGNVIIAVDKVLAEVQPEAMLVLGDTNSCMAVIPAKRRKIPTFHMEAGNRCFDMRVPEEINRRIVDHTADINLTYSTIARDYLLREGLPADRVIKTGSPMFEVLNFYREGIEASDVLERLGLEAGKFFVVSAHREENIDSDKNFLKLVDVLNTVAEQFDLPVIVSTHPRTQKRVDAMGVTFHANVRLLKPLGFKDYNKLQLTSKAVLSDSGTINEEASILNFPALNIREAHERPEGMEEAAAMMVGLDTARVLQGMSILESQLRGAERSLRLVGDYSMPNVSDKVVRIVHSYTDYVNRTVWKRY; from the coding sequence ATGAAAAAGCTGAAAATCGTTACCGTCGTCGGCACTCGCCCCGAAATCATTCGCCTGTCGCGCGTTTTAAGTGCCCTTGACGAGCATTGTGATCATATTTTGGTCCACACCGGGCAGAACTACGATTACGAACTGAACGAGATCTTTTTCCAGGACTTGGGTATTCGCAAACCGGACCATTTCCTGAATGCGGCTGGTGCATCCGGTGCAGAGACGATCGGTAATGTGATCATTGCGGTGGACAAGGTTCTGGCCGAAGTCCAGCCGGAAGCCATGCTGGTGCTCGGCGATACCAACAGCTGCATGGCGGTGATCCCGGCCAAGCGCCGCAAGATCCCGACGTTCCACATGGAAGCCGGCAACCGGTGTTTCGACATGCGCGTGCCTGAGGAGATCAACCGCCGCATCGTCGATCACACTGCTGACATCAACCTCACCTACAGCACTATCGCCCGTGACTACCTGTTGCGTGAAGGCCTGCCTGCAGATCGCGTCATCAAAACTGGTAGCCCGATGTTCGAAGTCCTCAACTTTTACAGAGAAGGTATTGAGGCTTCCGACGTGCTGGAGCGCCTTGGCCTGGAGGCAGGCAAGTTTTTTGTGGTGAGCGCCCATCGCGAGGAAAATATCGATTCCGACAAGAACTTCCTCAAACTGGTCGATGTGCTCAATACCGTGGCAGAGCAGTTCGATCTTCCGGTCATCGTCTCTACTCACCCACGTACCCAGAAGCGGGTCGATGCCATGGGCGTGACTTTCCATGCCAACGTGCGCCTGCTCAAGCCGCTGGGCTTCAAGGACTACAACAAACTGCAACTCACTTCCAAGGCAGTGCTGTCAGATAGCGGCACGATCAATGAGGAAGCGTCGATACTCAACTTCCCCGCGCTGAACATACGTGAAGCGCATGAGCGCCCGGAAGGCATGGAAGAGGCAGCAGCGATGATGGTCGGGCTGGATACGGCTCGTGTGCTGCAAGGAATGAGCATTCTTGAAAGCCAGCTGCGTGGTGCAGAGCGCAGCTTGCGCCTGGTCGGCGATTACAGCATGCCCAATGTTTCGGACAAGGTCGTGCGTATTGTTCACAGCTACACCGATTACGTGAACCGAACTGTCTGGAAGCGGTACTGA
- a CDS encoding glycosyltransferase family 4 protein, which yields MRVNDMVRDFVEKGHEVTVLTGLPNYPEGQVFRRYKDNPGAFSCYEGAEIVRVPLVPRGKRSIQLVLNYLSFLVSASILGAFKLRGRHYDAMFVYAVSPILSAIPAVLLGKLKRAPVFVWVLDLWPETLRAVNVIHNPKLLGLVGKAVSWIYNRTDYLLLQSHGFFDNVRQYCTRPINPERLVYFPSWAEDDFSAKHLEPSKLVDRDDSTFTVVFAGNVGEAQDFPAILDAAQALRGKLSIRWVIVGDGRMSGWLEEQVRNRSLDNVLLLGRHPLEAMPPLFAQADALLVSLRTNDVFEKTIPGKVQAYLASGRPVIGMINGEAARVIEESGAGFACESGNGSALAAITEQLAGLSLTERKKMGESGRQYYEREFAKPALMSRLERLFSEATLRRSGR from the coding sequence ATGCGTGTCAACGACATGGTCCGCGACTTTGTCGAGAAAGGTCACGAGGTTACCGTACTTACCGGATTGCCCAACTACCCGGAAGGGCAGGTGTTTCGGCGTTACAAGGATAATCCCGGGGCGTTTTCCTGCTATGAAGGTGCCGAAATCGTGCGTGTGCCGCTGGTTCCGCGCGGGAAACGTAGTATTCAGCTGGTTCTGAATTACCTTTCGTTCCTGGTATCGGCATCGATTCTGGGTGCTTTCAAATTGAGAGGGCGCCACTATGACGCGATGTTCGTCTATGCGGTGTCGCCGATACTTTCGGCAATTCCTGCAGTGCTGCTCGGCAAACTCAAGCGCGCACCGGTTTTCGTCTGGGTCCTTGATCTATGGCCTGAAACGCTTCGTGCGGTGAATGTCATTCATAACCCCAAGCTGTTGGGGTTGGTTGGCAAAGCTGTGTCCTGGATTTACAACCGCACCGATTATCTGCTGTTGCAGTCACACGGTTTCTTCGACAATGTGCGGCAGTACTGCACGCGCCCGATCAATCCCGAGCGCCTTGTGTACTTCCCCAGCTGGGCTGAAGATGATTTCTCGGCCAAACACCTTGAGCCTTCAAAGCTGGTAGATCGTGATGACTCCACTTTCACTGTGGTGTTCGCAGGCAACGTGGGGGAGGCGCAGGACTTTCCTGCGATTCTTGACGCTGCCCAAGCGCTGCGCGGCAAGCTGTCCATTCGCTGGGTGATCGTCGGTGATGGGCGAATGAGTGGTTGGCTCGAGGAACAGGTTCGCAACCGGTCGCTGGACAATGTCCTGCTGCTTGGCCGCCATCCACTGGAGGCCATGCCGCCCTTGTTCGCTCAGGCGGATGCGCTGTTGGTATCCTTGCGTACCAACGATGTGTTCGAAAAAACCATTCCCGGCAAGGTGCAAGCCTATCTGGCTTCCGGCCGGCCTGTGATCGGCATGATCAATGGTGAGGCTGCCCGGGTGATCGAAGAGTCAGGTGCTGGCTTCGCCTGCGAGTCGGGAAATGGCTCGGCGCTCGCCGCCATTACCGAGCAGCTGGCGGGCTTGTCGTTGACTGAGCGCAAGAAGATGGGCGAATCAGGGCGCCAATATTATGAACGGGAATTCGCAAAGCCCGCGCTGATGTCGCGTCTGGAACGTCTTTTCAGCGAGGCTACTTTGAGAAGGTCAGGACGATGA
- a CDS encoding UDP-glucose 4-epimerase family protein produces the protein MTQKVFLTGASGFVGGAVLRRLCSERREVIAAVRKGGSKLPANVRTVAFEAFEEGNDWHGALAECDVVIHSAARVHVMNDTESDPLAAFRKVNVQGTLALARQAIAAGVKRFVFISSIKVNGEGTPKGKPYTAEDQPMPLDPYGVSKMEAEVELRKLAQQSGLEVVIIRPVLVYGPGVKANFLNMMRWLDRGVPLPFGAIDNRRSLVALDNLVDLIVTCIDHPAAANQTFLVSDGEDLSTTALLRRMAAALGKTARLLPVPAWALSAAAVSLGKRSLSQRLCGSLQVDIRKTRELLDWQPPVKVDAALLAAARHYQETDKK, from the coding sequence ATGACACAAAAGGTTTTTCTCACCGGAGCCAGTGGTTTCGTGGGCGGCGCCGTATTGCGCAGGCTCTGCTCAGAGAGGCGTGAGGTGATCGCCGCAGTGCGTAAGGGTGGCTCCAAGCTGCCTGCAAACGTGCGCACCGTGGCCTTCGAGGCATTCGAAGAAGGTAATGATTGGCATGGTGCACTGGCTGAATGCGACGTAGTCATTCACAGTGCGGCCCGTGTCCACGTGATGAATGACACCGAGTCCGATCCATTGGCTGCCTTCCGCAAAGTCAATGTGCAAGGAACGCTTGCCTTGGCACGGCAAGCGATCGCCGCTGGTGTCAAGCGCTTCGTGTTCATAAGTTCGATCAAGGTCAATGGTGAAGGGACACCCAAGGGCAAACCTTATACCGCTGAAGATCAACCAATGCCTCTGGACCCTTATGGCGTGTCCAAGATGGAAGCGGAAGTGGAGTTGCGCAAGCTGGCGCAGCAGTCTGGCCTGGAAGTGGTGATCATCCGTCCGGTGCTGGTGTATGGGCCAGGAGTAAAGGCCAACTTCCTCAACATGATGCGTTGGCTCGACCGCGGAGTGCCACTTCCATTCGGTGCTATTGACAATCGCCGTAGCCTGGTGGCGTTGGATAACCTGGTTGATTTGATCGTGACGTGTATCGACCACCCGGCGGCGGCCAACCAGACCTTCCTGGTCAGTGACGGTGAAGACCTGTCCACCACGGCACTGCTGCGGAGAATGGCAGCGGCGCTGGGCAAGACTGCTCGACTGTTGCCAGTCCCAGCCTGGGCACTGAGCGCAGCTGCTGTGTCGCTTGGCAAACGCTCGTTGTCCCAACGGTTGTGTGGATCGTTGCAAGTGGATATTCGTAAAACCCGTGAGTTGCTCGATTGGCAACCACCGGTCAAAGTCGATGCGGCCTTGCTCGCCGCTGCCAGGCACTACCAGGAAACCGATAAGAAATGA